CTTTTGtagtgaaattaattaaacGCTGTCCAGCAGACAGTTACTGAAGGAGGctaaacttaatttatttacatgcaCATGACTTAAATCAATGactaatgtatattttttttgtttcagtcccAGTGGACAGAGGTTCCGGTCTAAGTCGTCCTTGCATGATTACCTGTTGAAAAATGGAGGAGAGAACCTGGACATAAACCTGTTTGATTTCACCTCATCCAAAACTAAATTCACCAGCTCTGAAACAGATCATTCCAAAGAAACACAAGAGAAATGGACGAAAAAGCAAGCAAATGGACAGCAGGAACAAATAGGTGGAAAAGTGAAGTCTGCCAGACATAAATCTAAAAACAGCTCTTCCTCTACCAGATGTAAAGTCAGCAAGAGCAAGGTAAAGCCTGCTGTTGAGGATATTAGAAGTAATATTTTGCAAGAGGACATAGCTGAGGAGGCTGAGCAGATTAGCTCACAAGCTACATCTTCATCAGACTTGGCGGATGATGATGATACACACAAGAGCCCCCGGAGGGTGGGACTGCTGAGGGAGAAAATTCTGAGACTGGCTCCTTCCAGTGATCAACGAAACACCTTCCTTCCAGCTCACAGGAATCAACTGGCAAACACGCCGCCTTTGGTCCCGACTCTGAGTGTTGAAGCTGCCACTGAGAGCGAGGATGAAAGTGAGAATGTGGCAAACACAGATGTTGCACAGGCTCACAGCAAAGGTGACAAGTCTAATTCAGAGGTAGTGGATAATGCTGACAgtcacagagaggaggaggtgtTACCTGACAACAGTGGTGGAAGCTGTACACCAGTTAGAGATTCCCATAATAGTAAGTAGGAGCTACATGGTCTGACAGTGAAGAAAAGTTTGTAATTaagacttttatttaatttagttttaagcTAAGTTCATGTGCTACAACCATAAACttttttcaatcatattttcTAAGTATATCCAGCTTGTGCATTCTCCAGCTACAATTGCATGTTAGAGAGGTAtaagaaaataactgaaatgttAGTAATTTGATGGAACTTCATGaagaaaatcatttcatttatttacatgaCTTATTTTGATACATGACTTCCTTTTCTGATTTCATACAGTGCAGCAAAAACAAGAGCTCTGTCAGGTTAAAATATGAGTTGAAGGAGTAAAGTCAATCATTTAAAGCGcattaaaaaagtattcatattttgaactgcagtgcattttattgggattttgtgtgatagacaaaatcccagtaaaatggGATTTACACGTTACACAAAGTAACGTGTAATTGCAAAATGATGCATGATTGGTGGTAGAATCACAGCAtgggaaggttttttttttaagtaggaaCACAGTAGCTGGTTAGAGTTGACTGAAGGATTGATAGAGctaaacagcagaaaactgaaaacaaatgcattccaCAGTTTCCAAATTTTACTCCACAGCTGTGCCCTGTTAGTCTAACTCTAAGACAAATAAAGGCTATAATATGTATTGAAGAACgtgatttaaaaaattcaggctgtatgaatacttttgcaaggcctTGTATCTCATTAGCTGTTTAATGGAAGCTCAACCATTACCGGTACTTTAAATAATGCTAATTACAAGGTCAAACACAAGTGTGCTTTGTCACAGCAAATTACAGTTAAATCATTTAATAGGGTGTGTACACTCTGCGTTTCTGTCAAGTTTATgttaaaattctgaattttagtaatgtttttatgacaACTTAATTCTAGTCCGTGAAAGCCCTAAAAATCACATTTGCGTTCATTAAAATTTCAAGgatattaaaatgacaaacattatGACTTATTTAACACTTTCCTGTGTTCTCATAGGATCCAAGAATTTGGAGAGCAGGCGGAAAACAAGCCCTTATTTCAGTGGGAAACATCTCAAAGATGGTAATGTTTATGGAGTTAATTTGTGCACAATTGTTGGCAGGCTTTACCCTTCCTAATATCTGAGATATTAGAACTGTTCTCTGTGTTTATGCTCAGGACTCAGCCCACCCAGGAGAAAATCTCTCAGAAAATGGACACCTCCCAGGTCTCCCTTCAACCTCATACAGGAAACCCTTTTCCATGACCCCTGGAAGCTCCTGGTGGCCACTATTTTTCTGAATAAGACAAGTGGTAAAGTCCCACATTTGTGCAGCCTGAATCAATCTGCA
The genomic region above belongs to Xiphophorus maculatus strain JP 163 A chromosome 1, X_maculatus-5.0-male, whole genome shotgun sequence and contains:
- the mbd4 gene encoding methyl-CpG-binding domain protein 4 isoform X1; its protein translation is MDVQSNKEALPHGWIREVRQRKAGKTAGKLDVYIISPSGQRFRSKSSLHDYLLKNGGENLDINLFDFTSSKTKFTSSETDHSKETQEKWTKKQANGQQEQIGGKVKSARHKSKNSSSSTRCKVSKSKVKPAVEDIRSNILQEDIAEEAEQISSQATSSSDLADDDDTHKSPRRVGLLREKILRLAPSSDQRNTFLPAHRNQLANTPPLVPTLSVEAATESEDESENVANTDVAQAHSKGDKSNSEVVDNADSHREEEVLPDNSGGSCTPVRDSHNRSKNLESRRKTSPYFSGKHLKDGLSPPRRKSLRKWTPPRSPFNLIQETLFHDPWKLLVATIFLNKTSGKMAIPVLWVFFERYPSAEVTREADWKPMSELMKPLGLYELRAKTIIRFSDEFLNKQWRYPIELHGIGKYGNDSYRIFCVDEWRQVTPKDHKLNKYHAWLWENHKTLGI
- the mbd4 gene encoding methyl-CpG-binding domain protein 4 isoform X2, which gives rise to MDVQSNKEALPHGWIREVRQRKAGKTAGKLDVYIISPSGQRFRSKSSLHDYLLKNGGENLDINLFDFTSSKTKFTSSETDHSKETQEKWTKKQANGQQEQIGGKVKSARHKSKNSSSSTRCKVSKSKVKPAVEDIRSNILQEDIAEEAEQISSQATSSSDLADDDDTHKSPRRVGLLREKILRLAPSSDQRNTFLPAHRNQLANTPPLVPTLSVEAATESEDERSKNLESRRKTSPYFSGKHLKDGLSPPRRKSLRKWTPPRSPFNLIQETLFHDPWKLLVATIFLNKTSGKMAIPVLWVFFERYPSAEVTREADWKPMSELMKPLGLYELRAKTIIRFSDEFLNKQWRYPIELHGIGKYGNDSYRIFCVDEWRQVTPKDHKLNKYHAWLWENHKTLGI